TTATTTTCTGGTGCTAGCTTTCAGCTGCATCCAGGCCACAAGGTTGGCTTAACGGGCAATAATGGTACAGGCAAATCTACACTATTTGCCTTATTACTGACGCAAATGGGCACAGGTGATACCGAAGTCACCGTCGATCGCGGAGAGGTGAGCATTCCTGATACTTGGCAGGTGGCACATATGGCGCAGGAAGTTGGCGCAAGCGCGCAAACGGCGATTGACTATGTGCTGGGTGGTGACGAAGAGTGGTATGAGCTCAACGAAGCAATGAGCGACTTGAGTACGGTCAGTGATGAGCAGATTGGAGTGTTGCATCAGCGGTTTGATGAAATCGATGGTTATCGTACGCCCACCAAAGCGGCACAAATCATGGCGGGCCTTGGCTTTAATACGACGCAACATGAGCTGCCAGTAGAAGGGTTTTCAGGTGGTTGGCGTATGCGTTTGAATCTGGCGAAGACGTTGATGAGCCGTGCAGATTTGTTATTGCTCGATGAGCCAACCAACCATTTGGATTTGGATGCGATTTTATGGCTTGAGACTTGGATCAATCAATTTGAAGGGTTGGTCATCGTCATCTCACACGATCAGGCATTCTTAGATGCCACAGTCGGTCACATCTTGCACGTCGAACAGCAAAAAATCACATTATATACCGGTAATTATCAGCAGTTTATTCGCACCCGTCATGAGCGTATGGCGCAGCAGCAGCAGGCGTATGAGAAGCAGCAAGAAACGCGGGCATATTTAGATGACTTTATTCGTCGCTTCCGTGCTAAGGCCAGTAAAGCCAAGCAAGCACAGAGCCGTATCAAGCAGCTAGAGCGTATGGCGGATCTATCACCAATGATGGCGGATAACCCGTTCTCCTTTAAGTTTTATGAGCCGGCACACATGAGTAGCCCACTGATTGAACTGACTAAGGCTGATATTGGCTACAGTGATACGCCGCTATTGTACAATGCCAATGTGCAAGTAACTCCCGATACACGGCTTGGGCTGCTCGGTATGAATGGCGCTGGTAAATCAACTTTGATCAAAGCCTTGGTTGGTGAGCTGGGCGTGCTGTCTGGGACCTACACCGTATCTGATACGCTCAAACTTGGTTACTTTAATCAGCATCAAATGGATACCCTAGATGCCGAAGCGACGCCAATGGAGATGCTGCGCCGCTTGGCGGGCAAGACTTCCGACGCGTTATTGCGCTCATTCTTGGGTAGTTTTGACTTCCGCGGTGAGCGTATTGATACGCCAAGCAAGCTATTCTCGGGCGGTGAACGTGCTCGTTTAACCTTGGCATTGATTGTCTGGCAACGTCCAAATGTCTTAGTAC
The sequence above is a segment of the Psychrobacter fulvigenes genome. Coding sequences within it:
- a CDS encoding ATP-binding cassette domain-containing protein; the protein is MIEFKDVSVRRDGRELFSGASFQLHPGHKVGLTGNNGTGKSTLFALLLTQMGTGDTEVTVDRGEVSIPDTWQVAHMAQEVGASAQTAIDYVLGGDEEWYELNEAMSDLSTVSDEQIGVLHQRFDEIDGYRTPTKAAQIMAGLGFNTTQHELPVEGFSGGWRMRLNLAKTLMSRADLLLLDEPTNHLDLDAILWLETWINQFEGLVIVISHDQAFLDATVGHILHVEQQKITLYTGNYQQFIRTRHERMAQQQQAYEKQQETRAYLDDFIRRFRAKASKAKQAQSRIKQLERMADLSPMMADNPFSFKFYEPAHMSSPLIELTKADIGYSDTPLLYNANVQVTPDTRLGLLGMNGAGKSTLIKALVGELGVLSGTYTVSDTLKLGYFNQHQMDTLDAEATPMEMLRRLAGKTSDALLRSFLGSFDFRGERIDTPSKLFSGGERARLTLALIVWQRPNVLVLDEPTNHLDLQMRQALTLALQGFEGAVVLVSHDRELIANVCDELYLVHDGKIEEFDGDISDYGKWLSDKRKQENAPEKNTGKKKSKKESKKFVSRETNNSQVSNKASATSEKTKAAQPTLSKEEQRKLAAEQRKLTAPVRRDIEETEKTLAKIDKQLIALEEKLADTDLYEESRKTDLLKLLDEQTELQQQHGDNEEKLLLAMTTLEEMEASFE